One genomic segment of Rhodothermales bacterium includes these proteins:
- a CDS encoding DUF1800 domain-containing protein, whose product MDRRSFLRSATPLLPEALATAALPADPPFEYLPGRFSDPRLPIRWTSSEAERPAPAPPSGEPLRTQTGLEPFVPSADAPWDRRRALHLLRRTGFGARPEDADVVLALTPAAAVDALVDATLEASLPPVPPWIDEPPPPPDAPPGELDSYIQQTIQWIYDTEHEVYREALVLRAAGTAFRERLALMWHNHFVTGLEDYFLAPWLYRYWTLLRTHALGDFRQFVYEIGLTPAMLIYLNGIQNRVGEPNENYARELLELFTMGITGPDGTPNYTQDDIEELARALTGWTVDLYGTLESVFIPPWHDAGTKTIFGQTGTWGYDDVVPLLFAQRAPQIAYHIADVLYREFVYEVPDPDVVADLAAELEANDFQLEPTVRTLLRSAHFFDAATIGARVKSPAGLTLGLYHEIGLAEDIELFEITRFVMALTNQRLFQPPNVAGWPGYRAWLDANTLPLRWLYGDAMLPQQQTLQALALELPNPFDPYALTADFAAHFFAVPVGPDTLASYVEILLNGIPDYEWNPNDPGAEARLLGLAAHLLRLPEYQLT is encoded by the coding sequence ATGGACCGTCGCTCTTTCCTCCGCTCTGCCACGCCGTTGCTGCCTGAAGCCCTCGCCACGGCAGCCCTGCCTGCAGACCCGCCGTTCGAGTACCTGCCCGGCCGCTTCAGCGACCCGCGCCTGCCGATCCGCTGGACGTCGAGCGAAGCCGAGCGCCCCGCACCGGCGCCGCCCTCGGGCGAGCCGCTCCGCACGCAGACCGGGCTCGAACCCTTCGTCCCCTCCGCCGACGCGCCGTGGGACCGCCGCCGGGCGTTGCACCTCCTCCGCCGCACCGGCTTCGGCGCCCGCCCCGAGGACGCCGACGTCGTGCTCGCCCTCACTCCCGCCGCCGCCGTCGATGCCCTCGTGGACGCCACGCTCGAGGCCTCGCTGCCGCCGGTGCCGCCGTGGATCGACGAGCCGCCGCCGCCGCCCGACGCGCCGCCCGGCGAGCTCGACTCCTACATCCAGCAGACGATCCAGTGGATCTACGACACGGAGCACGAGGTCTACCGCGAGGCGCTCGTGCTCCGCGCCGCCGGAACCGCCTTCCGCGAGCGGCTCGCCCTGATGTGGCACAACCACTTCGTGACAGGCCTCGAGGACTACTTCCTCGCTCCGTGGCTCTACCGCTACTGGACCCTCCTCCGCACGCACGCCCTCGGCGACTTCCGACAGTTCGTCTACGAGATCGGGTTAACGCCGGCGATGCTGATCTACCTCAACGGCATCCAGAACCGCGTCGGCGAGCCGAACGAGAACTACGCCCGCGAACTCCTGGAGCTGTTCACGATGGGGATCACCGGGCCGGACGGCACGCCGAACTACACGCAGGACGACATCGAGGAGTTGGCGCGCGCGCTCACCGGCTGGACCGTCGACCTCTATGGCACGCTCGAGTCCGTCTTCATTCCGCCGTGGCACGATGCGGGGACGAAGACGATCTTCGGCCAGACGGGGACGTGGGGCTACGACGACGTGGTGCCGCTCCTCTTCGCACAGCGCGCGCCCCAGATCGCGTATCACATCGCGGATGTGCTCTACCGCGAGTTCGTCTACGAAGTCCCCGACCCCGACGTCGTCGCCGACCTCGCTGCTGAATTGGAGGCGAACGACTTCCAGCTTGAACCGACCGTCCGCACCCTCCTCCGGAGCGCGCACTTCTTCGATGCCGCTACGATCGGTGCCCGCGTTAAGAGCCCGGCGGGGCTCACGCTCGGGCTCTATCACGAGATCGGGCTCGCCGAGGACATCGAACTCTTCGAGATCACCCGCTTCGTGATGGCGCTCACGAACCAGCGGTTGTTCCAGCCGCCGAACGTCGCCGGGTGGCCGGGCTATCGCGCCTGGCTCGACGCGAACACGCTCCCGCTCCGGTGGCTCTACGGCGACGCCATGCTGCCGCAGCAACAGACGTTGCAGGCCCTCGCGCTCGAACTCCCGAACCCGTTCGACCCGTACGCCTTGACGGCGGACTTCGCGGCGCACTTCTTCGCCGTCCCCGTCGGCCCCGACACCCTCGCATCCTACGTCGAGATCCTCCTCAACGGGATCCCGGACTACGAGTGGAACCCGAACGACCCCGGGGCCGAGGCCCGGTTGCTCGGCCTCGCCGCCCACCTGCTCCGCCTCCCCGAGTACCAGCTGACGTGA